From one Microlunatus sp. Gsoil 973 genomic stretch:
- a CDS encoding TIGR03089 family protein has translation MTEVFTAALRRRNARSGATPLITYYDETRGERIELSGTSLGNWVDKTAGLLTDEIMVEPGDLVRLPIAVSHPAHWVTLIWVAAAWRARCSVTLGAADDAAVEVIGPDDPRPGNAETVACSLHPLGLGFSTPLPAGVIDYGVEVRAHPDSFSGPHPAPDDPAWRDGNKDLSHADVVSGVAGGPARELITPLPDDTPLTIIRRALIRPVLTGGSAVIVLGASADRLAVIAAAENAAENAAAEHGSGSARDD, from the coding sequence GTGACCGAAGTCTTCACCGCTGCGTTGCGACGCCGGAACGCCCGATCGGGCGCCACGCCGCTGATCACCTACTACGACGAGACCCGCGGTGAGCGGATCGAACTCTCCGGGACATCACTCGGCAACTGGGTGGACAAGACCGCCGGGTTGTTGACCGACGAGATCATGGTCGAGCCGGGGGACCTGGTCCGGCTGCCGATCGCCGTCAGCCACCCGGCGCACTGGGTGACGCTGATCTGGGTCGCCGCTGCCTGGCGCGCCCGCTGCTCGGTGACGCTGGGCGCCGCGGACGATGCGGCAGTCGAGGTGATCGGTCCGGACGACCCGCGGCCGGGCAACGCGGAGACGGTCGCCTGTTCGCTGCATCCGCTCGGGCTCGGCTTCAGCACTCCGCTGCCGGCCGGGGTGATCGACTACGGAGTCGAGGTGCGCGCCCACCCGGACAGCTTCAGCGGGCCGCACCCGGCGCCGGACGATCCCGCCTGGCGCGACGGCAACAAGGATCTCAGCCACGCCGACGTGGTCAGTGGCGTGGCGGGCGGACCGGCCCGGGAGTTGATCACTCCGCTTCCCGATGACACGCCGTTGACGATCATCCGGCGGGCACTGATCCGGCCTGTGCTGACCGGCGGTTCGGCTGTGATCGTCCTCGGCGCGTCGGCGGATCGGCTGGCCGTGATCGCCGCCGCCGAGAACGCCGCTGAGAACGCCGCCGCTGAGCACGGCTCAGGGTCGGCCAGG
- a CDS encoding mannose-1-phosphate guanylyltransferase, with the protein MRYVVIVAGGSGTRLWPLSRQGTPKQLLTLVDGKTLLRIAYERVRGVVPDERVLVCTGAEFGDAVHAELPEIPRENILGEPVGRDTLNAVAYPAAVLARRDPDAVMASVTSDQIMNPVTTLRAALQTAFRVAESHADSLITFGVVPTSPHTGFGYLERGPEIAGHTDVSMVASFTEKPDRRTAERYLASGQYWWNSGMFVWRVATFLDQLKRLRPDAHDILRTIAAHPDRSAELYPQLPKISVDYAVMEPVSRGHGTAQVLAVRLPITWHDVGGFEALSTQLPKDPDGNATTGSSVLVDSSDNIVINACEDGRVVAVVGLSGTVIVQTPQVTLVCPMSQAERIKELVAEVTERMGTSYA; encoded by the coding sequence ATGCGTTATGTGGTCATCGTCGCGGGCGGTTCCGGCACGCGGTTGTGGCCCCTGTCCCGGCAGGGCACTCCCAAGCAGCTGTTGACCCTGGTCGACGGCAAGACGCTGCTGCGGATCGCCTATGAGCGGGTCAGGGGTGTGGTGCCCGACGAGCGGGTGCTGGTCTGCACCGGCGCCGAGTTCGGCGACGCCGTGCACGCCGAGCTGCCGGAGATCCCGCGGGAGAACATCCTCGGCGAACCCGTCGGTCGCGACACGTTGAACGCGGTCGCCTATCCGGCCGCGGTGCTGGCCCGTCGCGACCCGGACGCGGTCATGGCTTCGGTCACCTCCGACCAGATCATGAACCCGGTGACCACCCTGCGCGCGGCGTTGCAGACCGCCTTCCGGGTCGCCGAGTCGCATGCCGATTCCTTGATCACCTTCGGCGTTGTGCCGACCTCGCCGCACACCGGCTTCGGCTACCTGGAGCGCGGACCGGAGATCGCCGGGCACACCGACGTGTCGATGGTCGCCAGCTTCACCGAGAAGCCCGACCGGCGGACCGCCGAGCGCTACCTGGCGTCCGGGCAGTACTGGTGGAACTCCGGGATGTTCGTCTGGCGGGTCGCCACGTTCCTTGATCAGCTCAAGCGACTGCGGCCCGACGCCCACGACATTCTCCGGACCATCGCCGCCCACCCCGACCGCAGCGCGGAGCTCTATCCACAGCTGCCCAAGATCAGCGTCGACTACGCGGTGATGGAACCGGTGTCCCGCGGCCATGGCACCGCACAGGTGCTGGCCGTACGGCTGCCGATCACCTGGCACGACGTCGGCGGATTCGAAGCCCTGAGCACACAGCTGCCCAAGGACCCCGACGGCAACGCAACGACGGGATCCAGCGTCCTGGTCGACAGCTCGGACAACATCGTGATCAACGCGTGTGAGGACGGTCGGGTGGTCGCCGTCGTCGGCCTGTCCGGCACGGTCATCGTGCAGACCCCGCAGGTCACCCTGGTCTGTCCGATGAGTCAGGCCGAACGGATCAAGGAGCTGGTCGCCGAGGTCACCGAACGGATGGGTACGTCCTACGCCTGA